The following are encoded together in the Girardinichthys multiradiatus isolate DD_20200921_A chromosome X, DD_fGirMul_XY1, whole genome shotgun sequence genome:
- the LOC124862383 gene encoding centriolar coiled-coil protein of 110 kDa-like: MCGRPGMESYEEFFLRSLAILQEGKLKKKTREPPCSLKVRSVIRFHGRSILSPLLNAEQHSEMFGYRQRAIQLEQNREYLQRNKPLAPSQDIVDQAQVYKVPCEKNIHQLVCKSATLSGYTLVTDSPGLPKVAGFRSEVVEPPSTPSSEIPIINGYKEEEALKVENQERSEEEEEEDEDISLDSLLKRSREYVQREQRSAEMGDPISKTSPAEIISLKHQQRCSPIRDTSVEFGFSLHHSLVGPSPIQHQSIFDLSPQKPVPLSPIKPEQYARLPSLESSISPHPCRRKPRPVSTGNIHVSFPIGPADLIPRSPGRLEDEAGRVDWSEALSAGSLCSWGLEGGGWQPSSHCGTSPLQENKNPVSASVPMTHHDQLSLGFRRRCHTLDSQLNTFQSRAEHVDQSQERVPRFMAGVTWLAPSRRTPAALSSQSYKIESSSPCLLRPGGSPDDHQGPNNSKKTPAVLKNTPDLQFQSEETQWRAQALEDMQRRLEEEHALQMSMLLAEQEKEQQRLHLTLEKTERRLKEHECERPTSGGTFDWSYRSVSGSCPIMSPSCPGLSPIHTPSERTSGHAIGFPSQVSSNVTTHSAQPAVYLRCSSRAASSSRARLSLVLTAEHQKAFCQIGAMIRGFLIRRLLKTEKVKHLRQTVVDTQEFTQSFDTEAAQKRGTYTAQDLSLQERVRAQLRAALYDVHEIFFEIPLRGRLALLQQDRELRAERKLRDLEKAKCPKERVSLSAATQRSLDRKKKTSESPAPVRKVQHKPKSPTTNRVLKPSQGQTSSSLGQLNRQGSWYRKTPEERVRRLDTVKKQHSLG; this comes from the exons ctgaatGCAGAGCAGCACTCTGAGATGTTTGGCTACAGACAGAGGGCGATCCAGCTGGAGCAGAACAGAGAGTACCTGCAGAGAAACAAGCCTTTGGCCCCAAGTCAGGACATAGTGGATCAAGCTCAG GTGTATAAAGTGCCATGTGAGAAAAATATCCACCAACTAGTTTGTAAATCTGCTACTCTCAGCGGCTACACTTTAGTCACAGACTCACCTGGACTGCCCAAAGTTGCTGGATTTAGGTCAGAGGTAGTAGAGCCACCTTCTACTCCAAGCTCTGAGATTCCCATAATCAATGGTTATAAAGAGGAGGAGGCTTTAAAAGTGGAGAATCAAGAGAGGagtgaagaggaagaggaggaagatgaggacaTAAGCTTAGACAGCCTTCTTAAGAGATCAAGGGAGTATGTGCAGCGGGAGCAGAGATCAGCAGAGATGGGTGACCCGATCAGCAAGACTTCCCCAGCAGAGATTATTTCTCTCAAACATCAGCAGAGGTGTAGCCCCATCAGGGACACAAGTGTTGAGTTTGGATTCAGTCTACATCATAGCCTAGTTGGCCCATCTCCAATTCAGCACCAGTCTATATTTGACCTGAGCCCACAAAAGCCCGTTCCTCTCTCACCTATCAAACCAGAGCAATATGCTCGTCTCCCTAGTCTGGAGTCCAGCATCAGTCCCCATCCTTGTAGACGTAAACCACGGCCAGTTTCTACAGGGAACATCCACGTCTCGTTTCCCATTGGCCCTGCAGACCTTATCCCTCGAAGCCCGGGGAGGTTAGAGGACGAGGCTGGTCGGGTGGATTGGTCAGAGGCTCTGTCAGCTGGTTCCCTCTGTAGCTGGGGCTTAGAGGGGGGGGGATGGCAACCATCCAGTCACTGCGGTACCAGTCCATTACAGGAGAACAAGAACCCTGTGAGTGCCTCTGTACCCATGACACACCACGATCAGCTGTCTTTAGGATTCCGCCGGCGCTGCCACACGCTGGACAGCCAGCTAAATACCTTCCAGTCTAGAGCTGAGCATGTTGACCAAAGTCAGGAAAGGGTCCCTCGCTTCATGGCAGGCGTTACGTGGCTTGCTCCAAGTAGGCGCACTCCTGCAGCCCTTTCAAGCCAGTCATACAAGATAGAAAGCTCTTCTCCATGTCTGCTGAGGCCTGGTGGGAGTCCCGATGACCACCAGGGGCCAAACAATAGCAAGAAAACACCAGCTGTCCTAAAAAATACACCTGATTTACAGTTCCAGTCAG AGGAGACCCAGTGGCGAGCACAGGCTCTGGAAGACATGCAAAGGCGTTTAGAGGAGGAACATGCCCTGCAGATGTCCATGCTTCTagcagagcaggaaaaggaGCAACAGCGCCTCCATCTG ACGCTTGAGAAGACAGAGAGAAGACTGAAGGAGCACGAGTGTGAGCGGCCGACAAGTGGCGGCACATTTGATTGGAGCTATCGGTCTGTGAGTGGCAGCTGCCCCATTATGAGCCCGTCCTGTCCAGGACTGAGCCCCATTCACACACCATCAGAGCGCACGTCTGGACACGCTATAG GTTTTCCCAGCCAGGTTTCTTCTAATGTGACGACTCACTCCGCCCAGCCTGCTGTTTACCTGCGGTGCTCTTCACGGGCAGCAAGCAGCTCCAGAGCGAGGCTAAGTTTG GTTCTAACAGCAGAGCATCAGAAAGCTTTCTGTCAAATTGGCGCCATGATTCGTGGCTTCCTCATCCGTAGACTTCTCAAAACAGAGAAGGTGAAACATCTGCGCCAAACTGTTGTG GATACGCAAGAATTCACTCAATCATTTGACACTGAAGCTGCACAGAAGAGAGGGACCTACACAGCACAAGATCTCTCTCTGCAGGAGAGAGTCAGAGCCCAG TTACGGGCAGCCCTGTATGACGTCCATGAGATCTTCTTTGAAATACCTTTGAGGGGCCGATTAGCGCTTCTGCAGCAGGACAGGGAGCTACGTGCAGAGAGGAAGCTTCGTGACCTG GAGAAAGCCAAGTGTCCCAAAGAAAGAGTGTCTCTCTCTGCTGCCACCCAGAGGTCCCTGGACAGGAAGAAGAA GACCAGTGAATCCCCAGCACCGGTCAGGAAGGTGCAGCACAAGCCAAAAAGCCCCACCACCAACAG aGTTTTGAAGCCAAGTCAGGGCCAGACCTCCTCTTCTCTAGGCCAGCTGAACCGCCAGGG